From Oenanthe melanoleuca isolate GR-GAL-2019-014 chromosome 18, OMel1.0, whole genome shotgun sequence, a single genomic window includes:
- the CASKIN2 gene encoding caskin-2 isoform X2 produces MGREQELIQAVKNGDIPGVQKLVAKIKASKSKLLGSAKRLNVNYQDADGFSALHHAALGGSLDLISLLLEAQATVDIKDSNGMRPLHYAAWQGRLEPVRVLLRAAASVNMASLDGQIPLHLSAQYGHYEVSEMLLQHQSNPCLINKAKKTPLDLACEFGRLKVAQLLLNSHLCVALLEGQSKDATDPNYTTPLHLAAKNGHKEIIRQLLKAGIEINKQTKTGTALHEAALYGKTEVVRLLLEGGVDVNIRNTYNQTALDIVNQFTTSHASKDIKQLLREASGILKVRALKDFWNLHDPTALNVRAGDVITVLEQHPDGRWKGHIHDAQKGTDRVGYFPPSIAEVISKRTGMVVPRVAPVQQRQGPPGALPAPPGGLQHLPDECPHPAAPSGPAAFGHLTLTRTAPGPDSSAGDRNSVGSEGSIGSIRSAGSGQSTEGTNGQSTSILIENARPLPSTGDNIQQHLLGSEPHNGTSPAGPQGFQTPGSCPPGDRVFSHQFLRPEQLLEGKDAEAIYNWLREFQLESYTVNFLNAGYDVPTISRMTPEDLTAIGVTKPGHRKKISTEIGQLSIAEWLPNYIPADLMDWLSAIGLPQYHKKLVNNGYDSITIVTDLTWEDLQEIGINKLGHQKKIMLAVKKLRDLRKSLNQAEATLARRKVPGSLDIVTIESLENGECQSPHTPKMTTFQDSELSYELQTAMSNSCHDTLGIKSSQGMSRSQESIGVRSRGSGHSQDNVLSRRLSSPSQESLGSGESSSSSGQSCAPPRSKESPASLPSPEPYGKLVSPEGLNGFANGAGGSPLKERNLPEGTDQYTRPVAQKGAGTPAVTPCTPPQTPCKGTAPYVFMYPHVSLKSPTAPSVLGAEQPKAHPYPSVSPGQKSSLQTSAQKGFSYLHSQCSPTEPPSTAPTAGEQHNGGEGLKHKKRSHSLNRYALSDGEHEEEEGAPSSTLGSYATLTRRPGRSQMPRACAQADAKVTRSQSFAIRAKRKGPPPPPPKRLSSVSSALAAEADGEQPPSPERQPTATQDVADAGATPSDAGRGRTVKSLAAALEGTSLSPSKPLLAPKPLHLTQDCVPRADVGGGSHNGSDASSATVSDGSRDPFESSKPRRRTVSEPSAPMTEVAAQGEQEDACSDTEEEAKPGVSSSSSQNSSSECIPFAEEGNLTIKQRPKPSGHSKAEAAVPDTEPGSQPAEPQGSSGKEPAAPAVPKEPPVLEFNLTESDTVKRRPRFREREPLQAVLKAFSMAGQAEPGGSPTPQYAQAQAVSIAGPPAPALAPRPALAGDAFDDDSVEFRIAEIEKSILSLEKGMKKAPSPTKAPSPTELVGTAVVRTPTPDVPAKHTSVASTKLVFSGPKTIYQQVLQPSRHTVAPWAATEAVPDVIGSLPSPSSLMLETGSKISAKPLAAAPGATLAQQRQEQSSSSLAATLQVAEKKITVEEAESHPGTMHSAKNILEDISNMFDDLADQLDAMLD; encoded by the exons agctcctgggatcTGCCAAGCGCCTGAACGTGAACTACCAGGATGCAGATGG GTTCTCAGCACTGCACCACGCAGCCCTGGGTGGCAGCCTGGACCTCATCTcgctgctgctggaggcacagGCCACTGTCGACATCAAGGACAGCAATG GGATGCGGCCCCTGCACTACGCGGCCTGGCAGGGCCGCCTGGAGCCCGTGCGGGTGCTGCTGCGCGCCGCCGCCTCCGTCAACATGGCCTCGCTGGACGGGCAGATCCCGCTGCACCTCTCAGCGCAGTACGGCCACTACGAGGTG TCGGagatgctgctccagcaccagtCCAACCCGTGCCTCATCAACAAGGCGAAGAAAACCCCGCTGGACTTGGCCTGCGAGTTCGGGCGGCTGAAG gtggctcagctgctgctcaacAGCCATCTGTGTGTTGCCCTGCTGGAGGGACAATCCAAGGATGCCACTGACCCCAACTACACCACTCCTCTGCACTTGGCAGCCAAGAACGGGCACAAGGAGATCATCAG gcagctgctgaaggcCGGGATCGAGATCAACAAGCAGACAAAGACAGGCACAGCCCTTCATGAGGCCGCTCTCTATGGCAAAACAGAGGTGGTGCGGCTCCTGCTGGAG GGTGGTGTTGATGTGAACATCAGGAACACCTACAACCAGACAGCGCTGGACATCGTCAACCAGTTCACCACCTCACACGCCAGCAAGGACATCAAGCAGCTGTTGAGAG AGGCATCAGGAATCCTGAAGGTCCGAGCTTTGAAGGATTTTTGGAACCTCCACGACCCAACTGCTCTTAACGTCCGAGCAGGAGACGTTATCACG GTCCTGGAGCAGCATCCCGATGGCCGATGGAAGGGGCACATCCACGACGCCCAGAAAGGCACCGACCGGGTCGGGTACTTCCCGCCCTCCATTGCTGAAGTCATCAGCAAGCGGACAG GCATGGTTGTCCCCCGTGTGGCACCCGTGCAGCAGCGCCAGGGTCCCCCcggggctctcccagccccccctggggggctgcagcacctccccGACGAGTGTCCACACCCGGCAGCCCCGAGTGGCCCAGCGGCCTTTGGTCACCTCACCCTAACCCGGACGGCCCCAGGTCCTGACAGCTCAG caggagacaggaacagtgtgggcagtgagggcagcaTTGGCAGCATCCGCAGCGCCGGCAGCGGCCAGAGCACTGAGGGCACCAACGGCCAGAGCACCAGCATCCTCATCGAGAATGCCAGG CCTCTACCCTCCACTGGTGACAACATCCAGCAACACCTTTTGGGATCAGAGCCACACAATGGGACCTCCCCAGCAG GGCCACAGGGATTCCAGACCCCAGGCAGCTGCCCCCCTGGAGACAGGGTCTTCTCCCACCAGTTCTTACgtcctgagcagctccttgAGGGGAAG GATGCAGAAGCCATTTACAACTGGCTGCGTGAGTTCCAGCTGGAGTCGTACACTGTCAACTTCCTGAACGCTGGCTACGACGTCCCCACCATCAGCCGCATGACCCCGGAG GATCTGACAGCCATTGGCGTGACCAAACCAGGCCACAGGAAAAAGATCTCCACAGAAATCGGGCAGCTCAGCATCGCTGAGTGGCTGCCCAACTACATCCCG GCTGACCTGATGGACTGGCTTAGTGCCATTGGGTTGCCCCAATACCACAAAAAGCTGGTGAACAATGGCTATGATTCCATCACCATCGTGACAGACCTGACCTGGGAGGATCTGCAAGAGATTGGCATCAACAAGCTGG gcCACCAGAAGAAGATCATGTTGGCTGTCAAGAAGCTCAGAGACCTCCGCAAAAGCCTCAACCAAGCAGAAGCAACTCTGGCTAGACGCAAAGTCCCCGGTTCCCTGGACATTGTCACCATTGAGTCCCTGGAGAATGGGGAGTGCCAGTCCCCACACACACCCAAAATGACAACCTTCCAGGACAGTGAGCTCAGCTATGAGCTGCAGACAGCCATGTCCAACAGCTGCCACGACACGCTCGGCATCAAGAGCAGCCAGGGAATGTCACGGAGCCAGGAGAGCATCGGGGTGCGCTCGCGGGGCTCGGGGCACTCTCAGGACAACGTGCTGTCCCGGCGCCTCTCCAGCCCCTCGCAGGAGAGCCTGGGCAGCGGcgagagcagcagcagcagtggccagtCCTGTGCCCCTCCCCGCAGCAAGGAGAGCCCggccagcctgcccagccccgAGCCCTATGGGAAACTCGTGTCCCCCGAGGGGCTGAACGGCTTTGCCAACGGCGCTGGGGGCAGCCCTCTCAAGGAGAGGAACCTGCCCGAAGGCACGGATCAGTACACACGGCCTGTGGCTCAGAAAGGAGCCGGGACGCCAGCAGTTACTCCCTGTACTCCTCCCCAGACTCCCTGCAAGGGAACAGCCCCCTACGTCTTCATGTACCCACACGTCTCCCTGAAATCCCCAACGGCCCCGTctgtcctgggagcagagcagcccaagGCACACCCATACCCCTCTGTCTCCCCTGGACAGAAGAGCAGCCTGCAGACATCAGCCCAAAAGGGCTTCTCCTACCTGCACAGCCAGTGCAGCCCCACGGagccacccagcacagcccccacgGCCGGGGAGCAGCACAACGGGGGCGAAGGCTTGAAGCACAAGAAGCGCTCGCACAGCCTGAACCGCTACGCGCTGTCGGATGGCGAgcacgaggaggaggagggggcccccagcagcaccctgggctcCTACGCCACGCTGACACGGCGGCCGGGCCGCAGCCAGATGCCGCGGGCCTGCGCGCAGGCGGATGCCAAGGTGACCCGCAGCCAGTCCTTCGCCATCCGGGCCAAGCGCAAGGGccctccgccgccgccccccAAGCGCCTCAGCTCCGTGTCCAGCGCCCTCGCTGCTGAGGCGGACGGCgagcagccccccagccctgagcgCCAGCCCACAGCCACTCAGGATGTGGCTGACGCAGGTGCCACCCCCAGTGATGCCGGCCGTGGCAGGACAGTGAAGAGCCTGGCGGCTGCGCTGGAGGGAACATCCCTGAGTCCGTCCAAGCCCCTCCTGGCCCCAAAACCGCTGCACCTGACTCAGGACTGTGTCCCCCGGGCAGATGTGGGTGGGGGGTCCCACAATGGCAGTgatgccagcagtgccacagtcTCCGATGGCAGCAGGGACCCCTTTGAGAGCAGCAAGCCACGGAGGCGGACAGTGAGTGAGCCCAGCGCTCCTATGACAGAGGTGGCTGCACAGGGTGAGCAGGAGGATGCCTGCTCAGACACAGAGGAGGAGGCCAAGCCAGGGGTCTCCTCTTCATCGTCCCAGAACAGCTCCAGTGAGTGCATCCCCTTTGCAGAAGAAGGCAATTTAACCATCAAACAGCGGCCAAAGCCCAGCGGCCATTCCAAGGCCGAGGCAGCCGTGCCGGACACGGAGCCTGGTTCCCAGCcggcagagccccagggctcctCTGGGAAGGAGCCGGCAGCCCCCGCTGTGCCCAAGGAGCCGCCCGTGCTGGAGTTCAACCTGACCGAGTCGGACACGGTGAAGCGCCGGCCGCGCTTCAGGGAGCGGGAGCCGCTGCAGGCGGTGCTGAAGGCGTTCAGCATGGCGGGGCAGGCGGAGCCGGGGGGCAGCCCCACACCCCAGTACGCACAGGCCCAGGCTGTGAGCATCGCAGGCCCCCCCGCCCCAGCACTGGCACCGCGGCCCGCGCTGGCTGGGGATGCCTTCGACGATGACAGCGTGGAGTTCAGGATTGCCGAGATAGAGAAAAGCATCTTGTCGCTGGAGAAAGGCATGAAGAAGGCCCCAAGCCCCACCaaagcccccagccccacagagctggtAGGCACGGCTGTAGTGAGGACACCCACGCCAG ATGTCCCTGCCAAGCACACCTCTGTGGCATCCACCAAGCTCGTCTTCTCTGGACCCAAGACCATCTACCAGCAGGTCCTGCAGCCCTCCCGCCACACCGTTGCTCCCTGGGCGGCCACCGAGGCGGTGCCGGATGTGATTGGGTCCCtgcccagtcccagctctctgatGCTGGAAACGGGCAGCAAGATCTCAGCAAAGCCTTtggcagctgccccaggggccACCCTAGCCCAGCAGcggcaggagcagagcagctccagcctggctgccacgCTGCAGGTGGCCGAGAAGAAGATCACTgtggaggaggcagagag ccacccTGGGACCATGCACTCGGCCAAGAACATCTTGGAAGACATCAGCAACATGTTTGACGACCTGGCTGACCAGCTGGATGCAATGCTGGACTGA